One genomic region from Sphingomicrobium aestuariivivum encodes:
- a CDS encoding L,D-transpeptidase family protein, whose amino-acid sequence MTRSLRSLAAATILLPASLAAQDAAPTPPAVPQVDPVELPAAEVPGETAPAATGKAQSGPDQHLLPASPERELGAPMWPVEPVEQIPFWQVADVEELLSYIDTIDTLGLDAADYDRAAVDAAIAAGDYDAMSVAATELFEKLARDLALGHVGQDGRVDWHIKDTDFAEDGSLRGYTAQAIASASITNSLDQLAPTHPQYAALVNALEAERAKGDAADAEKIADIRLNLDRWRWLPRDLGDRYIIVNVPAYTAALVEDGVTKSRHRAVAGAKRTPTPQLMAEATGVIFNPYWNVPKSIEPEIRGKGGYEAVKDADGNVVRWRQPPGPTNALGRVKFVMYNPHLIYLHDTNARGLFDTEARAYSHGCIRTENILGLATMLLEEDGGDWSAQKTVDVVNSGENTGAKFVNPIPVYIVYMSVAAKGDGSILAYEDIYDRDGQVLQALNDAGTVPMPGAEEIEQAADPLAPLGEEVASAN is encoded by the coding sequence ATGACCCGTTCGCTTCGCTCGCTTGCTGCCGCCACCATCCTCCTGCCCGCCTCGCTGGCCGCGCAGGACGCCGCGCCGACGCCGCCTGCCGTGCCGCAGGTCGACCCGGTCGAGCTGCCCGCCGCCGAGGTGCCGGGCGAGACCGCGCCCGCCGCGACCGGCAAAGCGCAGTCCGGGCCCGACCAGCATCTCCTCCCCGCCTCGCCCGAGCGCGAGCTGGGCGCGCCGATGTGGCCGGTCGAACCCGTGGAACAGATTCCCTTCTGGCAGGTCGCCGATGTCGAGGAGCTCCTGAGCTATATCGACACCATCGACACGCTCGGCCTCGATGCCGCCGACTATGATCGCGCCGCGGTGGATGCCGCGATCGCCGCCGGCGACTATGACGCCATGTCGGTCGCCGCGACCGAACTTTTCGAGAAACTCGCGCGCGACCTAGCGCTCGGCCATGTCGGCCAGGACGGCCGCGTCGATTGGCACATCAAGGACACCGACTTCGCCGAAGACGGCAGCCTGCGCGGCTATACCGCGCAGGCCATCGCCTCGGCCTCGATCACCAATTCGCTCGACCAGCTGGCCCCCACCCACCCGCAATATGCGGCGCTGGTCAACGCGCTCGAAGCCGAGCGTGCCAAGGGCGATGCGGCCGATGCGGAGAAGATCGCCGACATCCGCCTGAACCTCGACCGCTGGCGCTGGCTGCCGCGCGACCTCGGGGATCGCTACATCATCGTCAACGTGCCGGCCTATACCGCCGCGCTGGTCGAGGATGGCGTGACCAAGTCGCGCCATCGCGCCGTCGCGGGTGCCAAGCGCACACCGACGCCGCAGCTCATGGCCGAGGCGACGGGGGTCATCTTCAACCCCTATTGGAACGTGCCCAAGTCGATCGAACCCGAGATCCGCGGCAAGGGCGGCTACGAGGCGGTCAAGGACGCCGACGGCAATGTCGTGCGCTGGCGCCAGCCGCCGGGGCCGACCAATGCGCTCGGCCGGGTGAAGTTCGTGATGTACAATCCGCACCTCATCTACCTGCACGACACCAACGCCCGCGGCCTGTTCGACACCGAGGCGCGCGCCTATTCGCACGGCTGCATCCGCACCGAGAACATCCTCGGCCTCGCCACCATGCTGCTCGAGGAAGACGGCGGCGACTGGTCGGCGCAAAAGACGGTCGACGTCGTCAATTCGGGCGAGAATACGGGCGCCAAATTCGTCAACCCGATCCCGGTCTACATCGTCTACATGTCGGTGGCGGCCAAGGGCGACGGCTCGATCCTCGCCTATGAGGACATCTACGACCGCGACGGCCAGGTGCTGCAGGCGCTCAATGACGCCGGCACGGTGCCGATGCCCGGGGCCGAGGAGATCGAGCAGGCCGCCGACCCCCTCGCCCCGCTTGGCGAAGAGGTCGCCAGCGCCAACTAG
- a CDS encoding arylesterase: MLRILLLLAFLVAPLSAGGAQETAKVAEPRGVTILAFGDSLTAGYGLAEGLGFAPQLEDALRREGLAATVIDAGVSGDTSAQGRERLGWTLDSLEELPDVAILELGGNDMLRALDPSVTEENLAAMIEALQAREIEVVLAAIPAARNYGPDYVAAFDAVYPALGERYGIPVLPFVPEGASRAGLLLPDGVHPNFEGVKQIVTAFTARLVPLLD, from the coding sequence ATGCTGCGCATCCTTCTCCTTCTCGCCTTCCTCGTCGCGCCGCTTTCTGCAGGCGGGGCGCAGGAAACGGCGAAAGTCGCGGAGCCGCGCGGCGTTACCATCCTCGCGTTCGGCGACAGCCTGACGGCAGGTTACGGCCTTGCCGAAGGTCTCGGCTTCGCGCCCCAACTGGAGGACGCCCTGCGCCGCGAGGGGCTGGCCGCCACCGTGATCGATGCGGGCGTGTCGGGCGATACCAGCGCCCAAGGGCGCGAACGCCTCGGCTGGACGCTCGACAGCCTCGAGGAGCTGCCCGACGTGGCCATCCTCGAGTTGGGCGGCAACGACATGCTGCGCGCGCTCGACCCGTCGGTCACCGAGGAGAATCTCGCCGCGATGATCGAGGCGCTGCAGGCGCGCGAGATCGAGGTGGTGCTCGCCGCCATCCCCGCCGCGCGCAACTACGGCCCCGACTATGTCGCCGCCTTCGATGCCGTCTATCCCGCGCTCGGCGAGCGCTATGGCATACCCGTCCTGCCCTTCGTCCCCGAAGGCGCGAGCCGCGCGGGGCTGCTGCTCCCCGACGGCGTGCATCCCAATTTCGAAGGGGTGAAGCAGATCGTGACGGCGTTCACGGCGCGGCTGGTGCCGCTGCTCGACTAG
- a CDS encoding ABC transporter ATP-binding protein, which translates to MTQTLLDLSDVHLSLGQGAARVDILKGVDLKLSSGETLAILGPSGSGKSSLLAVMAGLERADSGSVEVAGEDLAGLGEDGLARLRGRHVGIVLQDFQLLPTMTARENVAVPLELAGAKDAFARAEAELARVGLGERLTHYPSELSGGEQQRVAIARATAPGPALLLADEPTGNLDTTTGAGIADLLFERAAEREAGLVIITHDAGLAARCDRTVHMRDGKLAE; encoded by the coding sequence ATGACCCAGACCCTCCTCGATCTTTCCGACGTCCATCTTTCCCTCGGCCAGGGCGCGGCCCGCGTCGACATCCTCAAGGGTGTCGATCTCAAGCTGTCGTCGGGCGAGACGCTCGCCATCCTCGGCCCCTCGGGCTCGGGCAAGTCCTCGCTGCTCGCGGTGATGGCGGGGCTCGAGCGCGCCGATAGCGGCAGCGTCGAAGTGGCGGGCGAGGACCTTGCCGGGCTCGGCGAGGACGGGCTGGCGCGGCTGCGCGGCCGACACGTCGGGATCGTCCTCCAGGATTTCCAGTTGCTGCCGACGATGACGGCGCGCGAAAATGTCGCTGTGCCGCTCGAACTTGCCGGCGCCAAGGACGCCTTCGCGCGCGCGGAGGCCGAACTGGCGCGCGTCGGGCTGGGCGAACGGCTGACCCACTATCCGAGCGAACTGTCGGGTGGCGAGCAGCAGCGGGTAGCCATCGCCCGCGCCACCGCGCCCGGCCCCGCGCTCCTGCTCGCCGACGAGCCGACCGGCAATCTCGACACCACCACGGGGGCGGGGATCGCCGACCTGTTGTTCGAACGCGCCGCCGAGCGCGAGGCGGGGCTCGTCATCATCACCCATGACGCGGGGCTGGCGGCGCGCTGTGACCGCACCGTGCACATGCGCGACGGGAAGCTCGCCGAATGA
- a CDS encoding PilZ domain-containing protein: MVEARIAEVDPAAERRRSKRQPVDVDAQVREMGAEGSEARLVNISAHGFSAEVPGHEFDTGMRIWLIIPNRDRASAMVKWIAGDRLGAEFFEEVDVTGLVGDED, encoded by the coding sequence ATGGTCGAAGCGCGAATCGCGGAAGTCGATCCGGCGGCCGAACGGCGGCGCTCGAAGCGCCAGCCGGTCGATGTCGACGCGCAGGTCCGCGAAATGGGCGCCGAGGGCAGCGAGGCGCGCCTCGTCAACATCTCGGCGCACGGCTTTTCCGCCGAAGTGCCGGGGCACGAGTTCGATACCGGCATGCGCATCTGGCTGATCATCCCGAACCGCGACCGCGCCAGCGCGATGGTCAAGTGGATCGCGGGCGACCGTCTCGGTGCCGAATTCTTCGAGGAAGTGGACGTTACCGGTCTCGTCGGCGACGAGGACTAG